From a region of the Paralichthys olivaceus isolate ysfri-2021 chromosome 4, ASM2471397v2, whole genome shotgun sequence genome:
- the LOC109643815 gene encoding tetratricopeptide repeat protein 16 isoform X1 has protein sequence MTQKPKNVNEVKNVSKTASISDLNDRMEPEERKDETQRAGNTFELLFGSSEMFRAPREKLRQRNELQGRFIIQNKAAEHYSNGEEAMRTCQYEKAVICFSKAVTLQPEQTQMFVAQAESYLQLCDFQSAAACYKKAELLEPGAFSRRLALIYYLQGQCLFDRTLFPEALEAFSRAAELKPGCRVFAARRLACLAAAGRHGNCLKLVNDWMTSDGPTSDLYVLRARLHRRLQQTSQCRQDVKSALALNPTCPEATALLLQLQDAGERARLQAVERAVTGRLPEALCSINVALENCPQDARLHLFRGILYRRLKDFTAAIEDLVQAVELSEEEEEGVRGQVEVGHRKDESGSLEAEAEFQLVLTYNDFAVECFSRGLYAEAALLLNKAIEEEKDEAGLYLNRGDCFFKQGEWCYALSDYQQAEEMMRPGDPALRLRLAVLHNTLGSLHFQDGRFQEAADVLSLSVQYDPSAALSYESRAKAFRRLRRLDEARQDVIRSLILDPTNEELPPMLMSLFPGRSVSDVLSSPAAQEVRGQLTDAIQACGSVSEQQRRSETLRRTTLTNEAAAIQSGDSSEEGDARRSSVNQQEKELTVRSLLQVLMGKTSSSSSSSYKKVKSK, from the exons ATGACGCAGAAACCTAAAAATGTCAACGAAGTGAAAAATGTCAGTAAAACAGCTTCAATCAGCGATTTGAACGACAGGATGGAGcctgaagagagaaaagatgagacG CAGAGAGCAGGAAACACCTTCGAGCTGCTTTTTGGTTCCAGTGAAATGTTTCGTGCTCCAAGAGAGAAACTCCGTCAGAGAAACGAGCTGCAGGGGAGATTCATCATCCAGAACAAAGCTGCAGAGCA TTACTCAAATGGAGAAGAGGCCATGAGGACGTGTCAGTATGAGAAAGCTGTGATCTGCTTCTCTAAAGCCGTCACACTGCAGCCGGAGCAG ACTCAGATGTTTGTGGCTCAGGCGGAGTCGtacctgcagctctgtgacttCCAGTCGGCAGCAGCCTGCTATAAAAAGGCCGAGCTCCTGGAGCCCGGAGCTTTCAGCCGCCGCTTGGCTCTCATCTACTATCTCCAG GGTCAGTGTCTGTTCGACCGAACTCTTTTCCCAGAAGCTCTGGAGGCGTTCAGCAGAGCTGCCGAGCTGAAGCCCGGCTGCAGAGTCTTCGCTGCGAGACG TCTGGCCTGTCTGGCAGCTGCAGGTCGTCACGGTAACTGTCTGAAGCTGGTCAACGACTGGATGACGTCAGACGGtccgacctctgacctttacgTCCTCAGAGCTCGACTGCACAGACGACTCCAGCAG ACGTCACAGTGTCGTCAGGACGTGAAGTCTGCGCTGGCGTTGAACCCGACGTGTCCGGAGGccacagctctgctgctgcagctgcaggacgCTGGAGAACGGGCCAGACTTCAGGCCGTGGAGCGAGCGGTGACCGGCCGGCTGCCTGAGGCCCTCTGCAGCATCAACGTCGCTCTGGAGAACTGTCCACAGGACGCACGGCTCCACCTGTTCAG AGGGATTCTCTACCGACGTCTGAAAGACTTCACCGCCGCCATCGAGGATCTGGTTCAGGCTGTGGAGctgagcgaggaggaggaggagggggtcagaggtcaggtggAGGTCGGACACAGGAAGGACGAGAGCGGCTCTTTGGAAGCGGAGGCGGAGTTTCAGCTGGTTCTCACCTACAATGACTTTGCGGTTGAATGTTTCAGCCGAGGTCTGTACgctgaagctgctctgctcctcAACAAGGCCATCGAGGAGGAGAAGGACGAGGCAGGACTGTACCTCAACCGAGGAG actgttTCTTTAAACAGGGTGAGTGGTGTTATGCTCTGTCCGACTACCAGCAGGCCGAGGAAATGATGCGACCGGGCGACCCGGCTCTCCGGCTGCGCCTCGCTGTCCTCCACAACACTTTGGGCTCTCTCCACTTCCAGGACGG GCGTTTCCAGGAGGCGGCGGACgtgttgtctctctctgtccagtACGACCCCTCAGCCGCTCTGTCCTACGAGAGCAGAGCCAAGGCCTTCAGGAGGCTCCGGAGGCTGGACGAGGCCCGACAGGACGTCATCCGCTCACTGATCCTGGATCCAACCAACGAGGAG ctgcctCCGATGCTCATGAGTCTGTTCCCTGGACGCAGTGTCTCCGATGTTTTGTCGAGTCCTGCAGCacaagaggtcagaggtcagctgaCAGACGCCATCCAGGCCTGCGGCTCCGTCTCTGAGCAACAAAG ACGCAGCGAGACGCTCCGACGGACGACTCTGACCAATGAGGCCGCAGCGATTCAGTCAGGTGACTCATCTGAAGAGGGAGACGCACGGAGGTCGAGTGTGAACCAACAGGAGAAGGAGTTAACTGTGAGGAGCCTCCTGCAAGTGCTGATGGGAAaaacctcatcatcatcatcatcatcatacaaaaaagtgaaaagtaaataa
- the LOC109643815 gene encoding tetratricopeptide repeat protein 16 isoform X3, whose amino-acid sequence MTQKPKNVNEVKNQRAGNTFELLFGSSEMFRAPREKLRQRNELQGRFIIQNKAAEHYSNGEEAMRTCQYEKAVICFSKAVTLQPEQTQMFVAQAESYLQLCDFQSAAACYKKAELLEPGAFSRRLALIYYLQGQCLFDRTLFPEALEAFSRAAELKPGCRVFAARRLACLAAAGRHGNCLKLVNDWMTSDGPTSDLYVLRARLHRRLQQTSQCRQDVKSALALNPTCPEATALLLQLQDAGERARLQAVERAVTGRLPEALCSINVALENCPQDARLHLFRGILYRRLKDFTAAIEDLVQAVELSEEEEEGVRGQVEVGHRKDESGSLEAEAEFQLVLTYNDFAVECFSRGLYAEAALLLNKAIEEEKDEAGLYLNRGDCFFKQGEWCYALSDYQQAEEMMRPGDPALRLRLAVLHNTLGSLHFQDGRFQEAADVLSLSVQYDPSAALSYESRAKAFRRLRRLDEARQDVIRSLILDPTNEELPPMLMSLFPGRSVSDVLSSPAAQEVRGQLTDAIQACGSVSEQQRRSETLRRTTLTNEAAAIQSGDSSEEGDARRSSVNQQEKELTVRSLLQVLMGKTSSSSSSSYKKVKSK is encoded by the exons ATGACGCAGAAACCTAAAAATGTCAACGAAGTGAAAAAT CAGAGAGCAGGAAACACCTTCGAGCTGCTTTTTGGTTCCAGTGAAATGTTTCGTGCTCCAAGAGAGAAACTCCGTCAGAGAAACGAGCTGCAGGGGAGATTCATCATCCAGAACAAAGCTGCAGAGCA TTACTCAAATGGAGAAGAGGCCATGAGGACGTGTCAGTATGAGAAAGCTGTGATCTGCTTCTCTAAAGCCGTCACACTGCAGCCGGAGCAG ACTCAGATGTTTGTGGCTCAGGCGGAGTCGtacctgcagctctgtgacttCCAGTCGGCAGCAGCCTGCTATAAAAAGGCCGAGCTCCTGGAGCCCGGAGCTTTCAGCCGCCGCTTGGCTCTCATCTACTATCTCCAG GGTCAGTGTCTGTTCGACCGAACTCTTTTCCCAGAAGCTCTGGAGGCGTTCAGCAGAGCTGCCGAGCTGAAGCCCGGCTGCAGAGTCTTCGCTGCGAGACG TCTGGCCTGTCTGGCAGCTGCAGGTCGTCACGGTAACTGTCTGAAGCTGGTCAACGACTGGATGACGTCAGACGGtccgacctctgacctttacgTCCTCAGAGCTCGACTGCACAGACGACTCCAGCAG ACGTCACAGTGTCGTCAGGACGTGAAGTCTGCGCTGGCGTTGAACCCGACGTGTCCGGAGGccacagctctgctgctgcagctgcaggacgCTGGAGAACGGGCCAGACTTCAGGCCGTGGAGCGAGCGGTGACCGGCCGGCTGCCTGAGGCCCTCTGCAGCATCAACGTCGCTCTGGAGAACTGTCCACAGGACGCACGGCTCCACCTGTTCAG AGGGATTCTCTACCGACGTCTGAAAGACTTCACCGCCGCCATCGAGGATCTGGTTCAGGCTGTGGAGctgagcgaggaggaggaggagggggtcagaggtcaggtggAGGTCGGACACAGGAAGGACGAGAGCGGCTCTTTGGAAGCGGAGGCGGAGTTTCAGCTGGTTCTCACCTACAATGACTTTGCGGTTGAATGTTTCAGCCGAGGTCTGTACgctgaagctgctctgctcctcAACAAGGCCATCGAGGAGGAGAAGGACGAGGCAGGACTGTACCTCAACCGAGGAG actgttTCTTTAAACAGGGTGAGTGGTGTTATGCTCTGTCCGACTACCAGCAGGCCGAGGAAATGATGCGACCGGGCGACCCGGCTCTCCGGCTGCGCCTCGCTGTCCTCCACAACACTTTGGGCTCTCTCCACTTCCAGGACGG GCGTTTCCAGGAGGCGGCGGACgtgttgtctctctctgtccagtACGACCCCTCAGCCGCTCTGTCCTACGAGAGCAGAGCCAAGGCCTTCAGGAGGCTCCGGAGGCTGGACGAGGCCCGACAGGACGTCATCCGCTCACTGATCCTGGATCCAACCAACGAGGAG ctgcctCCGATGCTCATGAGTCTGTTCCCTGGACGCAGTGTCTCCGATGTTTTGTCGAGTCCTGCAGCacaagaggtcagaggtcagctgaCAGACGCCATCCAGGCCTGCGGCTCCGTCTCTGAGCAACAAAG ACGCAGCGAGACGCTCCGACGGACGACTCTGACCAATGAGGCCGCAGCGATTCAGTCAGGTGACTCATCTGAAGAGGGAGACGCACGGAGGTCGAGTGTGAACCAACAGGAGAAGGAGTTAACTGTGAGGAGCCTCCTGCAAGTGCTGATGGGAAaaacctcatcatcatcatcatcatcatacaaaaaagtgaaaagtaaataa
- the LOC109643815 gene encoding tetratricopeptide repeat protein 16 isoform X2 yields MTQKPKNVNEVKNVSKTASISDLNDRMEPEERKDETRAGNTFELLFGSSEMFRAPREKLRQRNELQGRFIIQNKAAEHYSNGEEAMRTCQYEKAVICFSKAVTLQPEQTQMFVAQAESYLQLCDFQSAAACYKKAELLEPGAFSRRLALIYYLQGQCLFDRTLFPEALEAFSRAAELKPGCRVFAARRLACLAAAGRHGNCLKLVNDWMTSDGPTSDLYVLRARLHRRLQQTSQCRQDVKSALALNPTCPEATALLLQLQDAGERARLQAVERAVTGRLPEALCSINVALENCPQDARLHLFRGILYRRLKDFTAAIEDLVQAVELSEEEEEGVRGQVEVGHRKDESGSLEAEAEFQLVLTYNDFAVECFSRGLYAEAALLLNKAIEEEKDEAGLYLNRGDCFFKQGEWCYALSDYQQAEEMMRPGDPALRLRLAVLHNTLGSLHFQDGRFQEAADVLSLSVQYDPSAALSYESRAKAFRRLRRLDEARQDVIRSLILDPTNEELPPMLMSLFPGRSVSDVLSSPAAQEVRGQLTDAIQACGSVSEQQRRSETLRRTTLTNEAAAIQSGDSSEEGDARRSSVNQQEKELTVRSLLQVLMGKTSSSSSSSYKKVKSK; encoded by the exons ATGACGCAGAAACCTAAAAATGTCAACGAAGTGAAAAATGTCAGTAAAACAGCTTCAATCAGCGATTTGAACGACAGGATGGAGcctgaagagagaaaagatgagacG AGAGCAGGAAACACCTTCGAGCTGCTTTTTGGTTCCAGTGAAATGTTTCGTGCTCCAAGAGAGAAACTCCGTCAGAGAAACGAGCTGCAGGGGAGATTCATCATCCAGAACAAAGCTGCAGAGCA TTACTCAAATGGAGAAGAGGCCATGAGGACGTGTCAGTATGAGAAAGCTGTGATCTGCTTCTCTAAAGCCGTCACACTGCAGCCGGAGCAG ACTCAGATGTTTGTGGCTCAGGCGGAGTCGtacctgcagctctgtgacttCCAGTCGGCAGCAGCCTGCTATAAAAAGGCCGAGCTCCTGGAGCCCGGAGCTTTCAGCCGCCGCTTGGCTCTCATCTACTATCTCCAG GGTCAGTGTCTGTTCGACCGAACTCTTTTCCCAGAAGCTCTGGAGGCGTTCAGCAGAGCTGCCGAGCTGAAGCCCGGCTGCAGAGTCTTCGCTGCGAGACG TCTGGCCTGTCTGGCAGCTGCAGGTCGTCACGGTAACTGTCTGAAGCTGGTCAACGACTGGATGACGTCAGACGGtccgacctctgacctttacgTCCTCAGAGCTCGACTGCACAGACGACTCCAGCAG ACGTCACAGTGTCGTCAGGACGTGAAGTCTGCGCTGGCGTTGAACCCGACGTGTCCGGAGGccacagctctgctgctgcagctgcaggacgCTGGAGAACGGGCCAGACTTCAGGCCGTGGAGCGAGCGGTGACCGGCCGGCTGCCTGAGGCCCTCTGCAGCATCAACGTCGCTCTGGAGAACTGTCCACAGGACGCACGGCTCCACCTGTTCAG AGGGATTCTCTACCGACGTCTGAAAGACTTCACCGCCGCCATCGAGGATCTGGTTCAGGCTGTGGAGctgagcgaggaggaggaggagggggtcagaggtcaggtggAGGTCGGACACAGGAAGGACGAGAGCGGCTCTTTGGAAGCGGAGGCGGAGTTTCAGCTGGTTCTCACCTACAATGACTTTGCGGTTGAATGTTTCAGCCGAGGTCTGTACgctgaagctgctctgctcctcAACAAGGCCATCGAGGAGGAGAAGGACGAGGCAGGACTGTACCTCAACCGAGGAG actgttTCTTTAAACAGGGTGAGTGGTGTTATGCTCTGTCCGACTACCAGCAGGCCGAGGAAATGATGCGACCGGGCGACCCGGCTCTCCGGCTGCGCCTCGCTGTCCTCCACAACACTTTGGGCTCTCTCCACTTCCAGGACGG GCGTTTCCAGGAGGCGGCGGACgtgttgtctctctctgtccagtACGACCCCTCAGCCGCTCTGTCCTACGAGAGCAGAGCCAAGGCCTTCAGGAGGCTCCGGAGGCTGGACGAGGCCCGACAGGACGTCATCCGCTCACTGATCCTGGATCCAACCAACGAGGAG ctgcctCCGATGCTCATGAGTCTGTTCCCTGGACGCAGTGTCTCCGATGTTTTGTCGAGTCCTGCAGCacaagaggtcagaggtcagctgaCAGACGCCATCCAGGCCTGCGGCTCCGTCTCTGAGCAACAAAG ACGCAGCGAGACGCTCCGACGGACGACTCTGACCAATGAGGCCGCAGCGATTCAGTCAGGTGACTCATCTGAAGAGGGAGACGCACGGAGGTCGAGTGTGAACCAACAGGAGAAGGAGTTAACTGTGAGGAGCCTCCTGCAAGTGCTGATGGGAAaaacctcatcatcatcatcatcatcatacaaaaaagtgaaaagtaaataa
- the LOC109643815 gene encoding tetratricopeptide repeat protein 16 isoform X4, protein MFRAPREKLRQRNELQGRFIIQNKAAEHYSNGEEAMRTCQYEKAVICFSKAVTLQPEQTQMFVAQAESYLQLCDFQSAAACYKKAELLEPGAFSRRLALIYYLQGQCLFDRTLFPEALEAFSRAAELKPGCRVFAARRLACLAAAGRHGNCLKLVNDWMTSDGPTSDLYVLRARLHRRLQQTSQCRQDVKSALALNPTCPEATALLLQLQDAGERARLQAVERAVTGRLPEALCSINVALENCPQDARLHLFRGILYRRLKDFTAAIEDLVQAVELSEEEEEGVRGQVEVGHRKDESGSLEAEAEFQLVLTYNDFAVECFSRGLYAEAALLLNKAIEEEKDEAGLYLNRGDCFFKQGEWCYALSDYQQAEEMMRPGDPALRLRLAVLHNTLGSLHFQDGRFQEAADVLSLSVQYDPSAALSYESRAKAFRRLRRLDEARQDVIRSLILDPTNEELPPMLMSLFPGRSVSDVLSSPAAQEVRGQLTDAIQACGSVSEQQRRSETLRRTTLTNEAAAIQSGDSSEEGDARRSSVNQQEKELTVRSLLQVLMGKTSSSSSSSYKKVKSK, encoded by the exons ATGTTTCGTGCTCCAAGAGAGAAACTCCGTCAGAGAAACGAGCTGCAGGGGAGATTCATCATCCAGAACAAAGCTGCAGAGCA TTACTCAAATGGAGAAGAGGCCATGAGGACGTGTCAGTATGAGAAAGCTGTGATCTGCTTCTCTAAAGCCGTCACACTGCAGCCGGAGCAG ACTCAGATGTTTGTGGCTCAGGCGGAGTCGtacctgcagctctgtgacttCCAGTCGGCAGCAGCCTGCTATAAAAAGGCCGAGCTCCTGGAGCCCGGAGCTTTCAGCCGCCGCTTGGCTCTCATCTACTATCTCCAG GGTCAGTGTCTGTTCGACCGAACTCTTTTCCCAGAAGCTCTGGAGGCGTTCAGCAGAGCTGCCGAGCTGAAGCCCGGCTGCAGAGTCTTCGCTGCGAGACG TCTGGCCTGTCTGGCAGCTGCAGGTCGTCACGGTAACTGTCTGAAGCTGGTCAACGACTGGATGACGTCAGACGGtccgacctctgacctttacgTCCTCAGAGCTCGACTGCACAGACGACTCCAGCAG ACGTCACAGTGTCGTCAGGACGTGAAGTCTGCGCTGGCGTTGAACCCGACGTGTCCGGAGGccacagctctgctgctgcagctgcaggacgCTGGAGAACGGGCCAGACTTCAGGCCGTGGAGCGAGCGGTGACCGGCCGGCTGCCTGAGGCCCTCTGCAGCATCAACGTCGCTCTGGAGAACTGTCCACAGGACGCACGGCTCCACCTGTTCAG AGGGATTCTCTACCGACGTCTGAAAGACTTCACCGCCGCCATCGAGGATCTGGTTCAGGCTGTGGAGctgagcgaggaggaggaggagggggtcagaggtcaggtggAGGTCGGACACAGGAAGGACGAGAGCGGCTCTTTGGAAGCGGAGGCGGAGTTTCAGCTGGTTCTCACCTACAATGACTTTGCGGTTGAATGTTTCAGCCGAGGTCTGTACgctgaagctgctctgctcctcAACAAGGCCATCGAGGAGGAGAAGGACGAGGCAGGACTGTACCTCAACCGAGGAG actgttTCTTTAAACAGGGTGAGTGGTGTTATGCTCTGTCCGACTACCAGCAGGCCGAGGAAATGATGCGACCGGGCGACCCGGCTCTCCGGCTGCGCCTCGCTGTCCTCCACAACACTTTGGGCTCTCTCCACTTCCAGGACGG GCGTTTCCAGGAGGCGGCGGACgtgttgtctctctctgtccagtACGACCCCTCAGCCGCTCTGTCCTACGAGAGCAGAGCCAAGGCCTTCAGGAGGCTCCGGAGGCTGGACGAGGCCCGACAGGACGTCATCCGCTCACTGATCCTGGATCCAACCAACGAGGAG ctgcctCCGATGCTCATGAGTCTGTTCCCTGGACGCAGTGTCTCCGATGTTTTGTCGAGTCCTGCAGCacaagaggtcagaggtcagctgaCAGACGCCATCCAGGCCTGCGGCTCCGTCTCTGAGCAACAAAG ACGCAGCGAGACGCTCCGACGGACGACTCTGACCAATGAGGCCGCAGCGATTCAGTCAGGTGACTCATCTGAAGAGGGAGACGCACGGAGGTCGAGTGTGAACCAACAGGAGAAGGAGTTAACTGTGAGGAGCCTCCTGCAAGTGCTGATGGGAAaaacctcatcatcatcatcatcatcatacaaaaaagtgaaaagtaaataa
- the LOC109643815 gene encoding tetratricopeptide repeat protein 16 isoform X5, whose protein sequence is MFVAQAESYLQLCDFQSAAACYKKAELLEPGAFSRRLALIYYLQGQCLFDRTLFPEALEAFSRAAELKPGCRVFAARRLACLAAAGRHGNCLKLVNDWMTSDGPTSDLYVLRARLHRRLQQTSQCRQDVKSALALNPTCPEATALLLQLQDAGERARLQAVERAVTGRLPEALCSINVALENCPQDARLHLFRGILYRRLKDFTAAIEDLVQAVELSEEEEEGVRGQVEVGHRKDESGSLEAEAEFQLVLTYNDFAVECFSRGLYAEAALLLNKAIEEEKDEAGLYLNRGDCFFKQGEWCYALSDYQQAEEMMRPGDPALRLRLAVLHNTLGSLHFQDGRFQEAADVLSLSVQYDPSAALSYESRAKAFRRLRRLDEARQDVIRSLILDPTNEELPPMLMSLFPGRSVSDVLSSPAAQEVRGQLTDAIQACGSVSEQQRRSETLRRTTLTNEAAAIQSGDSSEEGDARRSSVNQQEKELTVRSLLQVLMGKTSSSSSSSYKKVKSK, encoded by the exons ATGTTTGTGGCTCAGGCGGAGTCGtacctgcagctctgtgacttCCAGTCGGCAGCAGCCTGCTATAAAAAGGCCGAGCTCCTGGAGCCCGGAGCTTTCAGCCGCCGCTTGGCTCTCATCTACTATCTCCAG GGTCAGTGTCTGTTCGACCGAACTCTTTTCCCAGAAGCTCTGGAGGCGTTCAGCAGAGCTGCCGAGCTGAAGCCCGGCTGCAGAGTCTTCGCTGCGAGACG TCTGGCCTGTCTGGCAGCTGCAGGTCGTCACGGTAACTGTCTGAAGCTGGTCAACGACTGGATGACGTCAGACGGtccgacctctgacctttacgTCCTCAGAGCTCGACTGCACAGACGACTCCAGCAG ACGTCACAGTGTCGTCAGGACGTGAAGTCTGCGCTGGCGTTGAACCCGACGTGTCCGGAGGccacagctctgctgctgcagctgcaggacgCTGGAGAACGGGCCAGACTTCAGGCCGTGGAGCGAGCGGTGACCGGCCGGCTGCCTGAGGCCCTCTGCAGCATCAACGTCGCTCTGGAGAACTGTCCACAGGACGCACGGCTCCACCTGTTCAG AGGGATTCTCTACCGACGTCTGAAAGACTTCACCGCCGCCATCGAGGATCTGGTTCAGGCTGTGGAGctgagcgaggaggaggaggagggggtcagaggtcaggtggAGGTCGGACACAGGAAGGACGAGAGCGGCTCTTTGGAAGCGGAGGCGGAGTTTCAGCTGGTTCTCACCTACAATGACTTTGCGGTTGAATGTTTCAGCCGAGGTCTGTACgctgaagctgctctgctcctcAACAAGGCCATCGAGGAGGAGAAGGACGAGGCAGGACTGTACCTCAACCGAGGAG actgttTCTTTAAACAGGGTGAGTGGTGTTATGCTCTGTCCGACTACCAGCAGGCCGAGGAAATGATGCGACCGGGCGACCCGGCTCTCCGGCTGCGCCTCGCTGTCCTCCACAACACTTTGGGCTCTCTCCACTTCCAGGACGG GCGTTTCCAGGAGGCGGCGGACgtgttgtctctctctgtccagtACGACCCCTCAGCCGCTCTGTCCTACGAGAGCAGAGCCAAGGCCTTCAGGAGGCTCCGGAGGCTGGACGAGGCCCGACAGGACGTCATCCGCTCACTGATCCTGGATCCAACCAACGAGGAG ctgcctCCGATGCTCATGAGTCTGTTCCCTGGACGCAGTGTCTCCGATGTTTTGTCGAGTCCTGCAGCacaagaggtcagaggtcagctgaCAGACGCCATCCAGGCCTGCGGCTCCGTCTCTGAGCAACAAAG ACGCAGCGAGACGCTCCGACGGACGACTCTGACCAATGAGGCCGCAGCGATTCAGTCAGGTGACTCATCTGAAGAGGGAGACGCACGGAGGTCGAGTGTGAACCAACAGGAGAAGGAGTTAACTGTGAGGAGCCTCCTGCAAGTGCTGATGGGAAaaacctcatcatcatcatcatcatcatacaaaaaagtgaaaagtaaataa
- the mymk gene encoding protein myomaker, which translates to MGAFIAKMLLPTVSSTVFLPAASVAAKRGFHMEAMVYFFTMFFTAIYHACDGPGLSILCFMRYDVLEYFSVYATALSMWVTLIALGDFDEPQRSSITMFGVLTIAVRIYQDRWGYGIYSGPIGSAVFIITVKWLQKMKQLRAVYPEKKVYTQQVGPGCCFGALALMLRFYFEEWDYAYVHSFYHLSLAVSFVLLLPKKNRYAGTGRNAAKLSCFTLCCCSMSPGTVKDKTDKPKKKKSRSVWTVPTEKLWTRGCSTPTLPLFSPPPSTPVKGTSISKLKEMNGWK; encoded by the exons ATGGGAGCGTTCATCGCCAAGATGCTGCTGCCCACCGTCAGCAGCACGGTGTTCCTCCCTGCAGCCAGCGTCGCCGCCAAGAGGGGCTTCCACATGGAGGCCATGGTCTACTTCTTCACCATGTTCTTCACGGCG atCTATCACGCGTGTGACGGACCAGGTCTCTCCATCCTGTGCTTCATGAGATACGACGTCCTGGAATACTTCAGTGTTTACGCCACGGCCCTCTCCATGTGGGTCACGCTGATAG CTCTGGGCGACTTTGACGAACCTCAGCGCTCCAGTATCACCATGTTCGGAGTGTTGACCATCGCCGTGAGGATCTACCAGGATCGCTGGGGCTACGGGATCTACTCCGGGCCCATCGGATCAGCCGTCTTCATCATCACCGTCAAATGG CTGCAGAAGATGAAGCAGCTGAGGGCCGTGTACCCGGAGAAGAAGGTGTACACGCAGCAGGTCGGGCCAGGCTGCTGCTTCGGCGCCCTCGCTCTGATGCTACGTTTCTACTTCGAG GAGTGGGACTACGCCTACGTCCACAGCTTCTACCATCTGTCTCTGGCCGTGTCCTTCGTCCTGCTGCTGCCGAAGAAGAACCGCTATGCAGGGACGGGACGAAACGCTGCCAAACTGAGCTGCTTCACTCTGTGCTGCTGC TCCATGTCCCCGGGCACAGTCAAAGACAAGACGGACAaaccgaagaagaagaagtctcGCTCCGTGTGGACGGTCCCCACGGAGAAGCTGTGGACACGAGGCTGCAGCACCCCCACCCTGCCTCTCTTCAGCCCCCCGCCCTCCACACCTGTCAAAGGCACCAGCATCAGCAAACTCAAAGAGATGAACGGCTGGAAGTGA